Proteins co-encoded in one Flavivirga eckloniae genomic window:
- a CDS encoding cupin domain-containing protein, with protein MKTFGASKEFIEDKDIEWEAVGEGVKRKIMGYDDKIMLVKVAFDEGGIGYKHEHYHSQVTYVESGAFEFSIGDVTKTVVGGDSVYIPPNVLHGAVCTKAGILIDVFSPIREDFME; from the coding sequence ATGAAAACATTCGGAGCAAGTAAAGAGTTTATAGAAGACAAGGACATAGAATGGGAAGCCGTTGGAGAAGGCGTAAAAAGAAAAATAATGGGGTATGACGATAAAATCATGCTGGTAAAAGTTGCATTTGATGAAGGCGGCATAGGGTATAAACATGAGCATTATCATTCTCAAGTAACCTATGTGGAAAGTGGGGCGTTTGAATTTTCTATTGGCGACGTAACAAAAACTGTAGTAGGAGGTGATTCAGTATATATCCCACCTAATGTGCTTCATGGCGCTGTGTGTACTAAAGCAGGTATTTTAATTGATGTTTTCAGCCCTATACGAGAAGACTTCATGGAATAG
- a CDS encoding SusC/RagA family TonB-linked outer membrane protein yields MNLKNKLTLIVILLFSITVIAQDRVISGTVVSTKDNVPIPGVNVMLLNTSRGTTTDFDGKYQIRANEGEKIQFSYVGYVSQTVTVGAQTTLDVSLEEDLAQLEEVVVVGYGARKKSDLTGAVSSVKSEELNAFPVLDAAQALQGRAAGVVIQSNNGGEPGAPINIKIRGNTSINANSNPLIVVDGFVGAVMPQPNDIESIEVLKDASSTAIYGSQGSNGVIMVTTKKGKNGKVSIELNSTYAVQNTSNEIDLLNANEFADYQNQVRTNVAITNGGTPVPYVQGPANTDWQDLIYRSGNTQNHQLSFSGGSDKLNFYASGNYFKQEGILINSGFERGTFLTNINAEASDKLKLGLNLFGSRGVKDGAATKSDGSVSAGGDDAVTLAMRYSPDLPIYDADLSYNAGNGGVGDPIDNPFAVATERTDETKIDNFRANFYANYDILENLTFKTTFGLSTENERRGIYMPSRLKVTAGPVGGRAIVQNNTSSTLLSESYLTYKKEVGKGNLTLLAGYSYQKKISENIFNEATGFISDNFSFYDLGSATTILQPSSSIQKVEIQSQFGRLNYDYDDKYLLTATVRRDGASNFAANEKYAIFPSAALGWKVSNESFLEDSETISNLKLRVSYGVTGNPSIPAYGSLAVNRSLYASSNGQTVSAITPDRPANPNLKWESSYQTNFGIDLGLLKNRISLSLDYYNIDTKDLILINNALPEYSGYLDDEILTNVGEINNKGFEVNLNTRNITNDNLSWTTDFNLSINKNEVVSLVNGADLFFNAAPSYFSHDRSLVLREGEQVGLFWGYDYQGVYQGGSLPEGTATLANGVAGDPLFRDVDDSGDITEADRTTIGNPNPDYTFGISNNFTYKNWDLNIFFQGSQGGEIFNMTNVQLFNGDANTTKEYYNGAWTPTNTNTNMPRVGNNSSREISSRFVEDGSYIRLKNLALGYNLPAELINGLGIERIRLSLSAQNLLTFTDYSGLDPEVSFFGSAGRKSTTANSAGSNNNTASNTAQGFDFGNYPTVQTVNFSVNVKF; encoded by the coding sequence ATGAATTTAAAAAACAAACTAACGCTAATTGTAATATTACTTTTTAGTATTACGGTTATTGCACAAGATAGGGTGATTAGTGGAACTGTTGTTTCTACCAAAGATAACGTCCCTATCCCAGGTGTAAATGTCATGCTATTAAATACTTCAAGAGGAACGACAACAGATTTTGATGGGAAATATCAAATAAGAGCTAACGAAGGAGAAAAGATACAGTTCTCTTATGTTGGTTATGTAAGTCAAACCGTTACTGTTGGTGCTCAAACTACTTTAGATGTTTCACTTGAAGAAGATTTGGCGCAATTGGAAGAGGTGGTTGTAGTAGGATATGGTGCTAGAAAAAAGAGCGATCTTACAGGAGCAGTGTCTTCGGTGAAATCTGAAGAATTAAATGCTTTCCCTGTTCTGGATGCCGCTCAAGCATTACAAGGACGAGCAGCTGGTGTAGTTATTCAATCTAACAATGGTGGTGAGCCAGGAGCTCCTATCAACATAAAAATTAGAGGAAATACATCTATTAATGCAAATAGCAATCCACTTATTGTTGTTGATGGTTTTGTGGGAGCAGTAATGCCACAGCCTAACGACATTGAGTCTATAGAGGTTTTAAAAGATGCATCATCAACTGCTATATATGGTTCGCAAGGTTCTAATGGAGTTATTATGGTTACTACCAAAAAAGGTAAAAACGGTAAAGTGTCTATTGAGCTTAATAGTACCTATGCTGTTCAAAATACATCAAATGAAATAGATTTATTAAATGCAAATGAATTTGCAGATTACCAAAACCAAGTAAGAACCAATGTTGCCATAACAAATGGAGGTACACCAGTACCTTATGTTCAAGGACCAGCAAATACAGATTGGCAAGACTTAATTTATAGAAGTGGTAATACCCAAAATCACCAACTTTCTTTTTCAGGAGGTTCAGATAAATTAAACTTTTATGCTTCTGGTAACTATTTTAAACAAGAAGGTATTTTAATTAATTCTGGTTTTGAAAGAGGCACTTTCTTAACAAACATAAATGCAGAAGCATCAGATAAATTAAAATTAGGACTTAATCTTTTTGGAAGCAGAGGTGTTAAAGATGGAGCTGCTACAAAATCTGATGGTTCAGTTTCTGCAGGTGGAGATGATGCCGTTACTTTAGCAATGAGATATTCGCCAGATTTACCTATATATGATGCAGACCTTAGCTATAATGCAGGAAATGGTGGTGTAGGAGATCCTATAGATAATCCGTTTGCAGTTGCTACAGAAAGAACGGATGAAACTAAGATAGATAATTTTAGAGCAAATTTTTATGCAAACTACGACATTCTTGAAAACCTAACCTTTAAAACAACCTTCGGATTAAGCACTGAAAATGAAAGAAGAGGGATTTATATGCCTTCAAGATTAAAGGTTACAGCAGGTCCTGTAGGTGGTAGAGCTATAGTTCAAAATAATACAAGTTCAACGCTGCTAAGTGAAAGTTACTTGACTTATAAAAAAGAAGTAGGAAAAGGAAATTTAACGTTATTGGCGGGATATTCTTATCAAAAAAAGATTTCAGAAAATATTTTTAATGAAGCTACTGGTTTTATTTCAGATAATTTTTCTTTCTATGATTTAGGATCTGCTACAACTATTTTACAGCCATCTTCTTCCATACAAAAAGTAGAAATTCAATCACAATTCGGAAGATTAAATTATGATTACGATGATAAATACTTACTAACAGCTACAGTAAGACGTGATGGAGCATCTAATTTTGCAGCTAATGAAAAATATGCCATTTTCCCTTCGGCGGCTTTAGGATGGAAAGTATCGAACGAAAGCTTTTTAGAAGATAGTGAAACTATTTCTAACTTAAAGTTAAGAGTAAGTTATGGTGTAACAGGTAACCCTTCAATTCCTGCTTACGGCTCTTTAGCAGTTAATAGAAGTCTTTATGCTTCTAGTAATGGACAGACTGTAAGTGCTATCACGCCAGATAGACCTGCTAATCCAAATTTAAAATGGGAATCATCTTACCAAACTAACTTTGGTATAGATTTAGGCTTACTGAAGAATAGAATTTCGCTTTCGTTAGATTATTATAATATAGATACTAAAGATTTAATTTTAATTAACAATGCTTTACCTGAATATTCAGGTTACTTAGATGATGAAATTCTAACAAACGTAGGGGAGATAAATAATAAAGGGTTTGAAGTTAATTTAAATACAAGAAATATAACGAACGACAATCTTAGCTGGACTACAGATTTTAATTTGTCTATAAATAAAAATGAAGTAGTGAGCTTAGTAAACGGAGCCGATTTATTTTTTAATGCAGCTCCAAGTTATTTTAGTCATGATAGATCTCTAGTTTTAAGAGAAGGAGAACAAGTTGGACTATTTTGGGGGTACGATTATCAAGGGGTATATCAAGGAGGCAGTTTACCAGAAGGCACCGCAACTTTAGCTAATGGTGTAGCAGGAGATCCATTGTTTAGAGATGTTGACGATAGTGGTGATATTACTGAAGCCGATAGAACAACTATAGGTAACCCTAATCCAGATTACACTTTTGGTATAAGCAATAACTTTACATACAAAAACTGGGATTTAAATATCTTTTTCCAAGGGTCTCAGGGTGGAGAGATTTTTAATATGACCAATGTACAGTTGTTTAATGGAGATGCAAATACGACCAAAGAATATTATAATGGCGCTTGGACACCTACAAATACCAACACAAACATGCCTCGTGTTGGAAATAATAGTAGTAGAGAAATTTCTTCTCGTTTTGTAGAAGATGGTAGCTATATTAGATTAAAAAACCTAGCGTTAGGTTATAATCTACCTGCAGAGCTAATTAACGGTCTAGGAATAGAAAGAATAAGGCTTTCCTTGAGTGCACAAAATCTATTGACTTTTACCGATTATTCTGGTTTAGATCCTGAAGTAAGCTTCTTTGGATCTGCGGGTCGCAAGAGTACTACTGCTAATTCTGCTGGATCTAATAACAACACAGCATCTAATACTGCTCAAGGGTTTGATTTTGGAAATTATCCGACGGTGCAAACTGTAAATTTTAGTGTTAATGTTAAATTCTAA